In Paracoccaceae bacterium Fryx2, a single genomic region encodes these proteins:
- a CDS encoding UDP-2,3-diacylglucosamine diphosphatase codes for MTTNPAEFPPAQRPGRARHHHRSLFLSDLHLGARNCDAGRILGFLTEHDADTFYLVGDIFDIWHVRKPHWTPVHDAIVAILRTRAQRGARIVYLSGNHDAAKHRHHEGFLGPVEVAEHAFHVAADGRRYLVLHGDVCDARWLRWHALTRLGSRADESLRSLDAWLRRLRNRADPERATTIQMLLSCVNGLLSFGTRFETRLADLARRHDQDGVICGHFHKAALHGDHGVVYANCGDWVDSCTAIAEHRDGTLMRLAWQDERQTARAPEGAGFDDALAGFA; via the coding sequence TTGACAACGAATCCTGCGGAATTTCCCCCGGCCCAGCGGCCGGGACGCGCCCGCCACCACCATCGCAGCCTGTTCCTGTCGGACCTGCATCTTGGCGCGCGAAACTGCGACGCCGGGCGCATCCTCGGCTTTTTGACCGAGCATGACGCCGACACGTTCTACCTGGTCGGTGACATCTTCGACATCTGGCATGTGCGCAAACCGCACTGGACGCCGGTGCATGACGCGATCGTGGCGATCCTGCGGACGCGGGCGCAGCGGGGGGCGCGGATCGTCTATCTGTCGGGCAACCACGATGCGGCGAAACACCGGCATCACGAAGGCTTTCTGGGCCCGGTCGAGGTTGCCGAACATGCGTTCCACGTCGCGGCCGACGGGCGCCGCTATCTGGTGCTGCACGGCGATGTCTGCGATGCGCGCTGGCTGCGCTGGCACGCCCTGACCCGTCTGGGCAGCCGCGCCGACGAGTCGCTGCGCAGCCTTGACGCCTGGCTTCGGCGCCTGCGCAACCGGGCAGACCCCGAACGTGCGACCACGATCCAGATGCTGCTGTCCTGCGTCAACGGCCTGCTGTCCTTCGGCACCCGGTTCGAGACCCGGCTGGCCGACCTTGCGCGCCGCCACGATCAGGACGGGGTGATCTGCGGCCATTTCCACAAGGCCGCCCTGCATGGCGACCACGGCGTGGTTTACGCCAATTGCGGCGACTGGGTGGACAGTTGCACGGCCATTGCCGAACACCGCGACGGCACGCTGATGCGTCTGGCCTGGCAGGATGAACGCCAGACCGCCCGCGCGCCCGAGGGAGCAGGCTTCGACGATGCGCTGGCGGGGTTTGCGTGA
- a CDS encoding ceramide glucosyltransferase, which translates to MAAGPVLLAVAVFCALALALHVATILAVLWRRDRPGGRMPVPPPLVCLLRPVCGVDAFEEETLASSFRLTYPDLDIVFCAASADDPVVPLVRRLIAAHPRCNARLLIGEDAISGNPKLNNLSKGWNGTGAEWIAMADSNVLLPPDYIETLLACWTPGTGLVTAPPEGVQAEGFWAAVECAFLNTYQARWQLAADQCGLGFAQGKTLFWHRKVLEDAGGLAALGRNMAEDVAATRIVRGQGLKVRLMPRPVPHPIGRRTLTEVWDRQLRWSRVRREGFFWLFVPELLNGGAFPALGAAVLALSGAVPVAAALGFVALWYGIEALLAARRGWRAAPVDVLAWAVRDLMLAPLWIATFARRGFVWRGTPIASDSAAHGATAE; encoded by the coding sequence ATGGCGGCCGGGCCGGTCCTGCTGGCGGTGGCGGTGTTCTGCGCGCTGGCGCTGGCGCTGCATGTCGCCACCATCCTGGCCGTGCTCTGGCGCCGTGACAGGCCGGGCGGCAGGATGCCGGTGCCGCCGCCGCTGGTCTGCCTGCTGCGCCCGGTCTGCGGCGTGGACGCGTTCGAGGAGGAAACGCTGGCCTCGTCCTTCCGTCTGACCTATCCCGACCTCGACATCGTGTTCTGCGCCGCCTCGGCCGACGATCCGGTCGTGCCGCTGGTGCGGCGGCTGATCGCGGCGCACCCCCGATGCAACGCCCGGCTGCTGATCGGCGAAGACGCGATCAGCGGCAACCCCAAGCTGAACAACCTTTCCAAGGGCTGGAACGGCACGGGCGCCGAATGGATCGCGATGGCCGACAGCAACGTGCTGCTGCCGCCCGACTATATTGAAACCCTGCTGGCCTGCTGGACGCCCGGCACCGGCCTGGTGACGGCCCCGCCGGAAGGCGTGCAGGCCGAGGGCTTCTGGGCGGCGGTGGAATGCGCGTTTCTGAATACCTACCAGGCGCGCTGGCAACTGGCCGCCGACCAGTGCGGCCTCGGCTTTGCGCAGGGCAAGACCCTGTTCTGGCACCGCAAAGTGCTGGAGGATGCGGGCGGGCTTGCCGCGCTTGGCCGCAACATGGCCGAGGATGTCGCCGCCACCCGGATCGTGCGCGGTCAGGGCCTGAAGGTGCGCCTGATGCCGCGCCCGGTGCCGCACCCGATCGGTCGGCGCACCCTGACCGAGGTCTGGGACCGGCAGTTGCGCTGGTCGCGCGTCCGCCGCGAGGGGTTTTTCTGGCTGTTCGTGCCGGAATTGCTGAATGGCGGGGCGTTTCCGGCGCTGGGGGCGGCCGTGCTGGCATTGTCCGGCGCGGTTCCGGTGGCTGCGGCGCTTGGCTTTGTCGCCCTGTGGTATGGTATCGAGGCGCTGCTCGCGGCCCGCCGGGGCTGGCGTGCCGCGCCGGTCGACGTGCTGGCATGGGCGGTGCGCGACCTGATGCTGGCGCCCTTGTGGATTGCCACCTTTGCGCGGCGCGGCTTCGTGTGGCGTGGCACGCCGATTGCATCGGACAGCGCGGCGCATGGCGCGACGGCAGAGTGA
- a CDS encoding glycosyltransferase, giving the protein MTAPAVSCLIPAFNEAARIGAVLRAVTDHPGIAEVIVIDDGSSDATAQIVRQTAGVTLISLPQNRGKTWALAAGIAAARHPLLLLVDSDLVGLETRHLSALIGVVTSGRADVGISLRQNAPGLWRGIGLDYLSGERILPRAQIAGRIDALRQLPKFGFEVFLNRIWIDQNARIGVVRWPGVHSPSKSAKRGLWPGVQADLHMMRDIFRTVAPAETARQIRAMMRQRVG; this is encoded by the coding sequence ATGACCGCGCCCGCCGTGTCATGTCTGATCCCGGCCTTCAACGAGGCGGCCCGCATCGGCGCGGTGCTGCGCGCGGTGACCGACCACCCCGGCATCGCCGAGGTGATCGTGATCGACGACGGGTCCAGCGACGCCACCGCGCAGATCGTGCGGCAGACCGCGGGCGTCACGCTGATCAGCCTGCCGCAAAACCGGGGCAAGACCTGGGCGCTTGCGGCGGGGATCGCGGCGGCGCGGCACCCGCTGCTGCTGCTGGTCGACAGCGATCTGGTGGGACTCGAGACCCGCCATCTTAGCGCGCTGATCGGGGTGGTCACCTCGGGGCGCGCCGATGTCGGCATAAGTCTGCGGCAGAACGCTCCCGGCCTGTGGCGCGGCATCGGGCTGGATTACCTGTCGGGCGAACGCATCCTGCCCCGGGCCCAGATTGCGGGCCGGATCGACGCCCTGCGCCAGTTGCCGAAGTTCGGCTTCGAGGTGTTCCTGAACCGGATATGGATCGACCAGAACGCCCGGATCGGCGTCGTCCGCTGGCCGGGGGTCCACAGCCCGTCGAAAAGTGCCAAGCGCGGGCTTTGGCCGGGCGTGCAGGCCGACCTGCACATGATGCGCGACATCTTTCGCACCGTCGCCCCGGCCGAGACGGCGCGGCAGATCCGGGCGATGATGCGTCAGCGCGTCGGCTGA
- a CDS encoding metalloregulator ArsR/SmtB family transcription factor: MEQSKVLDALSALAHAARLDILRLLMAQGADGLPAGQIGQHLALPASRLSFHLAALEQAGLIRSRRSARNVIYAVDLAALGGMMSYLMNDCCLAHPEVMACCRHHPEDPAPGPVSSLQAK, translated from the coding sequence ATGGAGCAAAGTAAAGTCCTCGACGCCCTGTCGGCGCTGGCCCACGCGGCACGGCTTGATATTCTGCGCCTTCTGATGGCGCAAGGGGCGGATGGACTGCCGGCAGGCCAGATCGGGCAGCATCTGGCGCTGCCCGCCTCGCGGCTGTCGTTCCATCTGGCGGCGCTGGAACAGGCCGGGCTGATCCGCTCGCGCCGGTCGGCGCGCAACGTGATCTATGCCGTCGATCTGGCGGCACTGGGCGGCATGATGTCCTATCTGATGAACGATTGCTGCCTTGCCCACCCCGAGGTGATGGCCTGCTGCCGCCACCACCCCGAAGACCCCGCGCCCGGCCCGGTCAGTTCCTTGCAGGCAAAGTGA
- a CDS encoding PQQ-binding-like beta-propeller repeat protein codes for MKRNAVVTGLALLGLLGACAERELILPGERFDLRAPLEASLPVEGQPAPRDTSRFVQNVSQPISLPGVTANADWTHRAGNSRHLPPHAALSAAPVRVWTANIGTGNSRRYRSATIPIVAGGRVFTLDSQSHLAATSTGGGALWSVDLTPGNDRAGDASGGGLGYGDGKVFVATGYGELIAVNPASGAVIWRQQLEAPVTGAPTVEGGMVYVVGRDSSAWGVDTANGRVRWQVPAVPQATGMIGSAGPAIAGDTVILPFSSGEIVAVRRDSGERVWGGVVAGQRAGRAYGTIGGVTADPVVAGAVTYVGTPSGRTAALSTATGEKLWTATEGALGPVAAVGGSVFLVNDEARLVRLDAESGAVIWSVEMPYFTKEKIKRRKAIFAHYGPVLAGGRLVVASSDNLIRFFSPVNGALVGSVELPGGAASAPAFAGGVMYVMSGNGQLHAFR; via the coding sequence GTGAAGCGGAATGCAGTGGTGACGGGTCTGGCGCTTCTCGGGTTGCTGGGTGCCTGCGCCGAACGTGAACTGATCCTGCCGGGCGAAAGGTTCGACCTGCGCGCGCCGCTGGAGGCCAGCCTGCCGGTCGAAGGCCAGCCCGCCCCCCGCGACACCTCGCGTTTCGTCCAGAACGTCAGCCAGCCGATCTCGCTGCCCGGGGTCACGGCCAATGCCGACTGGACGCATCGCGCCGGCAACAGCCGCCATCTGCCCCCCCATGCAGCCCTGAGCGCCGCCCCCGTCAGGGTGTGGACCGCCAACATCGGCACCGGCAACAGCCGCCGTTACCGGTCGGCGACCATCCCGATTGTCGCGGGGGGGCGAGTCTTCACGCTGGATTCCCAGTCGCATCTGGCGGCCACCTCGACCGGCGGCGGGGCGCTGTGGTCGGTCGACCTGACGCCCGGCAACGACCGTGCGGGCGATGCGTCGGGCGGTGGCCTCGGCTATGGCGACGGCAAGGTGTTCGTGGCGACCGGCTATGGCGAGTTGATCGCGGTCAACCCGGCCAGCGGCGCCGTGATCTGGCGCCAGCAACTGGAAGCGCCGGTGACCGGCGCGCCCACGGTCGAGGGCGGCATGGTCTATGTGGTCGGGCGCGATTCCTCGGCCTGGGGGGTCGATACCGCCAACGGCCGGGTGCGCTGGCAGGTGCCGGCCGTGCCGCAGGCGACGGGCATGATCGGTTCGGCCGGCCCCGCGATTGCCGGCGACACCGTGATCCTGCCGTTTTCCAGCGGCGAGATCGTCGCGGTGCGGCGCGACAGCGGCGAGCGGGTGTGGGGCGGCGTCGTCGCCGGTCAACGTGCGGGCCGCGCCTACGGCACCATCGGCGGCGTGACCGCAGATCCGGTGGTGGCGGGGGCGGTGACATATGTCGGCACGCCCTCGGGGCGCACCGCGGCGCTGAGCACCGCGACCGGCGAAAAGCTGTGGACGGCAACCGAAGGCGCGCTGGGGCCGGTGGCTGCGGTCGGCGGCTCGGTGTTCCTCGTCAACGACGAGGCGCGGCTGGTGCGGCTGGATGCGGAAAGCGGCGCGGTGATCTGGTCGGTGGAAATGCCCTATTTCACCAAGGAAAAGATCAAGCGCCGCAAGGCGATCTTTGCCCATTACGGCCCGGTGCTGGCGGGTGGGCGGCTGGTGGTCGCCTCGTCCGACAACCTGATTCGCTTCTTCAGCCCGGTCAACGGCGCGCTGGTCGGCAGCGTCGAGCTGCCCGGCGGGGCGGCTTCGGCGCCGGCCTTTGCCGGGGGCGTGATGTATGTCATGTCTGGCAACGGGCAACTTCACGCTTTCCGTTAG
- the der gene encoding ribosome biogenesis GTPase Der → MTFTLAIVGRPNVGKSTLFNRLVGRKLALVDDQPGVTRDLREGDAKLFDLRFTVIDTAGLEEVTDDSLQGRMRRLTERAVSMADVCLFLIDGRVGVTPTDEVFADILRKKNAHVILGVNKSEGKAGDAGAIEAWSLGLGDPVRLSAEHGEGMDDLYRILLPIGDTFRERAEADAPVVDVDVSEEEAEVEADPNAHKPTLDKPLQIAVIGRPNAGKSTLINKILGHERLLTGPEAGITRDAISVKTEWLGTPTRIFDTAGMRKKARISDKLEKMSVSDGLRAVRFAEVVVVLLDVEIPFEQQDLRIADYAESEGRAVVLAVNKWDLEGEKQEKLAELRESFERLLPQLRGAPLVTVSAKTGKGLDRLHEAILKAHDVWNRRIPTARLNTWLGAMVEAHPPPAPGGRRIKMRYMTQVKTRPPGFIVMCSLPEQTPESYKRYLVNGLREHFDMPGTPIRLTLRGQGDKNPFKGRYFSTPSRLRKHTGKGDY, encoded by the coding sequence ATGACCTTTACCCTCGCCATCGTCGGGCGGCCCAATGTGGGCAAGTCCACCCTGTTCAACCGCCTTGTCGGGCGCAAGCTGGCGCTGGTCGATGACCAGCCCGGCGTGACGCGCGACCTGCGCGAGGGGGATGCCAAGCTGTTTGACCTGCGCTTCACCGTGATCGACACGGCGGGGCTGGAAGAGGTGACAGACGACAGCCTTCAGGGCCGGATGCGCCGCCTGACCGAACGTGCGGTCAGCATGGCAGACGTGTGCCTTTTCCTGATCGACGGCCGGGTCGGCGTCACGCCGACCGACGAGGTGTTCGCCGACATCCTGCGCAAGAAGAACGCGCATGTGATCCTTGGCGTGAACAAGTCCGAAGGCAAGGCCGGGGATGCCGGCGCGATCGAGGCGTGGAGCCTTGGTCTCGGCGACCCGGTGCGCCTGTCGGCCGAGCATGGCGAGGGGATGGACGACCTTTACCGCATCCTGCTGCCGATCGGCGACACCTTCCGCGAACGCGCCGAAGCCGACGCCCCGGTGGTCGATGTCGATGTGTCCGAGGAGGAGGCCGAGGTCGAGGCCGACCCCAATGCGCACAAGCCGACGCTGGACAAGCCGTTGCAGATCGCCGTCATCGGGCGGCCCAACGCCGGGAAATCGACGCTGATCAACAAGATCCTCGGCCACGAGCGGCTGCTGACCGGCCCCGAGGCGGGCATCACCCGCGACGCGATTTCGGTCAAGACCGAATGGCTTGGCACGCCGACCCGGATCTTCGACACCGCCGGAATGCGCAAGAAGGCCCGGATCAGCGACAAGCTGGAAAAGATGTCGGTGTCGGACGGTCTGCGCGCCGTGCGCTTTGCCGAGGTGGTGGTGGTGCTGCTCGACGTCGAGATTCCGTTCGAACAGCAGGATCTGCGGATTGCAGACTATGCCGAATCCGAAGGCCGCGCCGTGGTGCTGGCGGTCAACAAATGGGATCTGGAAGGCGAAAAGCAGGAAAAACTGGCAGAGCTGCGCGAAAGCTTCGAGCGGCTGCTGCCGCAGTTGCGCGGTGCGCCGCTGGTCACGGTGTCGGCCAAGACCGGCAAGGGGCTGGACCGGCTGCACGAGGCGATCCTCAAGGCGCATGACGTGTGGAACCGCCGCATCCCGACCGCGCGGTTGAACACCTGGCTTGGCGCCATGGTCGAGGCGCATCCGCCACCGGCCCCCGGCGGGCGGCGCATCAAGATGCGCTACATGACGCAGGTCAAGACCCGGCCGCCCGGTTTCATCGTGATGTGCTCGCTGCCCGAACAGACACCCGAAAGCTACAAACGCTATCTGGTCAATGGCTTGCGCGAACATTTCGACATGCCGGGCACTCCGATCCGCCTGACGCTGCGCGGGCAGGGCGACAAGAACCCCTTCAAGGGCCGGTATTTCTCGACGCCCTCGCGGCTGCGCAAGCATACCGGCAAGGGCGACTACTAG
- a CDS encoding VTT domain-containing protein, with product MIGLESAIALLATQGLPLLAPIAVLEGPIITVIAGYLASLSHIPLVPAFVVLVIADLVGDSLLYGVGRKWGGALPGRLRRLVDADGTRLAQLAAHFGRHGGRTLILGKLTHSAGAAILVAAGIARMPFLPFLWFNLLATIPKTLAFLAIGYGAGHAFAEIDRWISWGSLAVVLLIGLVVLLRLRLRRGVAR from the coding sequence ATGATCGGACTTGAAAGCGCGATTGCATTGCTGGCGACCCAGGGCCTGCCCCTGCTGGCCCCGATCGCGGTGCTGGAAGGGCCGATCATCACGGTGATCGCGGGTTATCTGGCCAGCCTGTCGCACATTCCGCTGGTTCCGGCCTTCGTGGTGCTGGTGATTGCCGATCTGGTCGGGGACTCGCTGCTTTACGGGGTTGGCAGGAAGTGGGGCGGGGCGCTGCCGGGCCGGTTGCGCCGTCTGGTCGATGCCGACGGCACGCGGCTGGCGCAGCTTGCCGCGCATTTCGGGCGGCATGGCGGGCGCACGTTGATCCTTGGCAAGCTGACCCATTCGGCCGGTGCCGCCATCCTCGTCGCGGCGGGCATCGCGCGGATGCCGTTTCTGCCGTTCCTGTGGTTCAACCTGCTGGCAACGATTCCGAAGACGCTGGCTTTCCTTGCCATCGGCTACGGCGCGGGCCACGCCTTTGCCGAGATCGACCGCTGGATTTCCTGGGGCTCGCTGGCGGTTGTGCTGCTGATCGGGCTGGTGGTCCTGCTGCGGCTGCGGCTGCGGCGCGGGGTGGCAAGATGA
- a CDS encoding ABC transporter ATP-binding protein/permease, producing the protein MRRVLPYLWPAGQGWVKRRVVLALLALVVAKLIAVATPFFYKAAVDSLAGESRGDAWLLLYGAVGLTVAYGVARLGAVAFNELRDVVFVKVGQRALRQLALETFTHIHRLSMRYHISRKTGGLSRIIERGVKGVDFLLRFMLFSIGPLILELSMVSVLFAFLFGVEYMLVVVVTIALYVTFTFKVTEWRVRIRRQMNDRDTEANQKAIDSLLNFETVKYFGAESREAQRYDASMADYERMAVKTGQSLSLLNFGQAFLITAGLIIVMVMAAMGVQSGKLTVGDFVMVNAYMIQITLPLNFLGTVYREIRQALVDMGEMFGLLAQPAEVLDKPGAPDLVVRGGALSFEGVHFGYESGREILKGITLHVGAGERVALVGPSGSGKSTIGRLMFRFYDVTQGALRIDGQDVRDITQDSLHARIGVVPQDTVLFNDTIYYNIAYGRPEADRAEVEAAARAARIHDFITSLPDGYQTTVGERGLKLSGGEKQRVGIARTLLKNPPILLLDEATSALDTQTERDIQDSLLEMGKGRTVITIAHRLSTIADADRIVVLEDGRITEQGTHEVLLAQGGRYASMWARQSSEEEAAGKAA; encoded by the coding sequence ATGCGCCGCGTCCTGCCCTACCTCTGGCCTGCGGGGCAGGGCTGGGTGAAGCGGCGGGTGGTGCTGGCGCTGCTGGCGCTGGTGGTGGCCAAGCTGATCGCGGTCGCAACACCGTTCTTCTACAAGGCGGCGGTGGATTCGCTGGCGGGCGAGTCGCGCGGCGACGCCTGGCTGCTGCTGTACGGCGCGGTCGGCCTGACGGTCGCCTACGGCGTGGCGCGGCTGGGGGCGGTGGCGTTCAACGAGTTGCGCGACGTGGTGTTCGTCAAGGTCGGCCAGCGGGCGCTGCGGCAGCTGGCGCTGGAAACCTTTACCCACATCCACCGCCTGTCGATGCGCTACCACATCAGCCGCAAGACCGGGGGCCTGAGCCGGATCATCGAGCGCGGGGTGAAGGGCGTCGATTTCCTGCTGCGCTTCATGCTGTTCTCGATCGGGCCGCTGATCCTGGAATTGAGCATGGTCTCTGTGCTGTTCGCCTTCCTGTTCGGCGTCGAATACATGCTGGTCGTGGTGGTCACCATCGCGCTTTACGTGACCTTCACCTTCAAGGTCACCGAATGGCGGGTCAGGATCCGCCGCCAGATGAACGACCGCGACACAGAGGCCAACCAGAAGGCGATCGACAGCCTGCTGAACTTCGAGACCGTCAAGTATTTCGGCGCCGAAAGCCGCGAGGCGCAAAGGTATGACGCCTCGATGGCCGATTACGAACGCATGGCGGTCAAGACCGGGCAGTCGCTGAGCCTGCTGAACTTCGGTCAGGCATTCCTGATCACCGCGGGCCTGATCATCGTGATGGTGATGGCGGCAATGGGGGTGCAATCCGGCAAGCTGACGGTCGGCGATTTCGTCATGGTCAACGCCTACATGATCCAGATCACCCTGCCGCTGAACTTCCTCGGCACGGTGTATCGGGAAATCCGGCAGGCGCTGGTCGACATGGGCGAGATGTTCGGCCTGCTGGCGCAGCCGGCCGAGGTGCTGGACAAGCCGGGCGCGCCGGATCTGGTGGTCAGGGGCGGCGCGCTGAGCTTCGAGGGCGTGCATTTCGGCTATGAATCCGGGCGCGAGATCCTCAAGGGCATCACGCTGCATGTCGGCGCGGGCGAGCGTGTGGCGCTGGTGGGCCCGTCGGGGTCGGGCAAGTCGACCATCGGTCGGCTGATGTTCCGGTTTTACGACGTGACGCAGGGTGCCCTGCGGATCGACGGGCAGGACGTGCGCGACATCACCCAGGACAGCCTGCACGCGCGGATCGGCGTGGTGCCGCAGGATACCGTGCTGTTCAACGACACGATCTATTACAACATCGCCTACGGCCGCCCCGAGGCCGACCGTGCCGAGGTCGAGGCCGCAGCGCGCGCCGCGCGGATCCACGACTTCATCACCAGCCTGCCCGACGGCTATCAGACCACGGTCGGCGAGCGCGGCCTGAAACTTTCGGGCGGCGAAAAGCAGCGGGTCGGCATCGCCCGCACCCTGCTGAAGAACCCGCCGATCCTGCTGCTGGACGAGGCGACCTCGGCGCTGGACACCCAGACCGAGCGCGACATCCAGGACAGCCTGCTGGAAATGGGCAAGGGCCGGACCGTGATCACCATAGCGCACCGCCTGTCCACGATTGCCGACGCCGACCGCATCGTGGTGCTGGAGGACGGGCGGATCACCGAACAGGGCACGCACGAGGTGCTGCTGGCGCAGGGCGGGCGCTACGCCTCGATGTGGGCCCGGCAATCCTCGGAGGAGGAGGCCGCGGGCAAGGCGGCCTGA
- a CDS encoding 2-dehydropantoate 2-reductase, which translates to MKICIFGAGAIGGYMGAKLAQAGAEVSLVARGPHLAAMQADGLTLIEDGRTTTLPVRASSDPASLGPQDYVILTLKAHSVPAVVPQILPLLGPDSTLVSGVNGIPWWYFHKAGGALEGTQLQSVDPGGVQWAGFGPDRVLGCVVYPAAEVSSPGVIRHIEGNRFSLGEPSGEKSARAVALSEALAAAGLKAPVRPRIRDEIWVKLWGNLSFNPISVLTLATLDVLCTDPGTRAVARAMMVEAQGVAERLGVKFPIDVDRRIDGGAAVGAHRTSMLQDLEAGRPMEIDALVASVAELGVLTGVATPTLDTVLALVRLRARMAAQG; encoded by the coding sequence TTGAAAATCTGCATCTTCGGCGCCGGGGCAATCGGCGGTTACATGGGGGCAAAGCTCGCGCAGGCCGGGGCCGAGGTGTCGCTGGTGGCGCGAGGCCCGCATCTGGCGGCGATGCAGGCCGACGGCCTGACGCTGATCGAGGATGGCCGCACCACCACCCTGCCCGTGCGCGCCTCGTCCGACCCCGCCAGCCTCGGCCCGCAGGATTACGTCATCCTGACGCTCAAGGCGCATTCGGTGCCTGCCGTGGTGCCGCAGATCCTGCCGCTGCTGGGGCCGGACAGCACGCTGGTCAGCGGGGTGAACGGCATTCCGTGGTGGTATTTCCACAAGGCCGGCGGGGCGCTGGAGGGCACGCAGTTGCAGTCGGTCGATCCCGGCGGCGTGCAATGGGCGGGCTTCGGCCCCGACCGGGTGCTGGGCTGCGTGGTCTATCCCGCCGCGGAAGTCTCGTCCCCCGGCGTGATCCGCCACATCGAGGGCAACCGCTTTTCGCTGGGCGAACCCTCGGGCGAGAAATCGGCCCGCGCGGTGGCCCTTTCCGAGGCGCTGGCGGCCGCCGGGCTGAAGGCCCCGGTCCGCCCGCGCATCCGCGACGAGATCTGGGTGAAGCTCTGGGGCAACCTGTCGTTCAACCCGATCTCGGTGCTGACGCTCGCCACGCTCGACGTGCTTTGCACAGACCCCGGCACGCGGGCGGTGGCGCGGGCGATGATGGTCGAGGCGCAGGGGGTGGCTGAAAGGCTGGGGGTGAAGTTCCCGATCGACGTTGATCGCCGCATCGACGGCGGCGCAGCGGTCGGCGCGCACCGCACCTCGATGCTGCAGGATCTGGAGGCCGGGCGACCGATGGAGATCGACGCGCTGGTGGCCTCGGTCGCGGAACTGGGCGTGCTGACCGGGGTGGCGACGCCGACCCTAGACACCGTGCTGGCGCTGGTGCGCCTGCGGGCGCGGATGGCGGCGCAGGGCTGA
- a CDS encoding acyl--CoA ligase, producing MTATLAALIARAPDDAPAIGAPDRPWLTFGALRALTGRTLAALHAAGIGRGDRVAIVLPNGPEMAAAFVTVAQGAVTAPLNPAYRLEEFDFYLSDLRAKAIILPEGYDGPALAAAATAGLVVLRLTFDAADAAGSFALRAEATAPGTPDTAAAGPDDIALILHTSGTTSRPKIVPLLQANVAASALHIGTSLALTPADRCLNMMPLFHIHGLIAAVSASLAAGASVWCAPGFDALRFFGWLDAARPSWYTAVPTMHQTILARAARNADIIARAPLRFIRSSSASLPAQVMLELAATFRAPVIEAYGMTEAAHQMASNPLPPRAQKPGSVGIAAGPQIRVAHEVENRLLDDGIGEVVICGPNVTPGYESNPEANAKNFFEQDGRRWFRTGDLGSLDAEGYLSLTGRLKEIINRGGEKVSPLEVDGILMDHPAVQQVVTFAMPHAKLGEEVAAAVVLRDGMTADEAAIRAFCATRLADFKVPRRVIVLTEIPKGATGKLQRIGLAEKLGLA from the coding sequence ATGACCGCAACCCTTGCCGCCCTGATCGCCCGCGCCCCCGACGACGCCCCCGCCATCGGCGCGCCCGACCGTCCCTGGCTGACGTTCGGCGCCCTGCGCGCCCTGACCGGCCGGACCCTTGCCGCGCTGCACGCCGCAGGCATCGGACGCGGCGACCGGGTGGCCATCGTGCTGCCGAACGGGCCGGAAATGGCGGCGGCCTTCGTGACGGTGGCGCAAGGGGCCGTCACCGCACCGCTGAACCCGGCCTACCGGCTGGAGGAGTTCGATTTCTACCTGTCCGACCTCAGGGCCAAGGCGATCATCCTGCCCGAAGGCTATGACGGCCCGGCACTGGCCGCTGCGGCAACTGCGGGCCTCGTCGTGCTGCGCCTGACGTTCGATGCCGCAGATGCCGCGGGCAGCTTTGCCCTGCGTGCCGAGGCCACCGCGCCGGGCACGCCCGACACCGCCGCCGCCGGGCCGGACGACATCGCGCTGATCCTGCACACCTCGGGCACCACCTCGCGGCCCAAGATCGTGCCGCTGCTGCAGGCCAACGTGGCGGCCTCGGCGCTGCATATCGGCACGTCGCTGGCGCTGACGCCCGCCGACCGCTGCCTGAACATGATGCCGCTCTTTCACATCCACGGGCTGATCGCGGCGGTGTCGGCCAGCCTCGCCGCCGGGGCTTCGGTGTGGTGCGCGCCGGGGTTCGACGCGCTGCGCTTCTTTGGCTGGCTCGATGCGGCGCGGCCCAGCTGGTACACGGCGGTCCCGACCATGCACCAGACCATCCTGGCGCGCGCCGCCCGCAACGCCGACATCATCGCCCGCGCGCCGCTGCGCTTCATCCGCTCGTCCTCGGCCTCGCTGCCCGCGCAGGTGATGCTGGAACTTGCCGCCACCTTCCGCGCCCCGGTGATCGAGGCCTACGGCATGACCGAGGCCGCGCATCAGATGGCCTCGAACCCGCTGCCGCCGCGGGCGCAGAAACCGGGCTCTGTCGGCATCGCCGCCGGCCCGCAGATCCGCGTCGCGCACGAGGTCGAGAACCGCCTGCTCGATGACGGCATCGGCGAGGTGGTGATCTGCGGCCCCAATGTCACGCCGGGTTACGAAAGCAACCCCGAGGCCAATGCGAAGAACTTCTTCGAACAGGACGGCCGGCGCTGGTTCCGCACCGGCGACCTGGGCAGCCTTGACGCCGAGGGGTATCTGTCGCTGACCGGCCGGCTGAAGGAAATCATCAACCGCGGCGGCGAAAAGGTCTCGCCGCTGGAGGTGGACGGCATCCTGATGGACCATCCGGCGGTGCAGCAGGTCGTCACCTTTGCCATGCCGCACGCCAAGCTTGGCGAAGAGGTGGCAGCGGCGGTGGTGCTGCGCGACGGCATGACCGCCGACGAGGCCGCGATCCGCGCCTTCTGCGCCACCCGCCTTGCCGATTTCAAGGTGCCGCGCCGGGTCATCGTGCTGACCGAGATTCCGAAAGGCGCCACCGGCAAGCTGCAACGCATCGGTCTGGCCGAAAAGCTCGGCCTCGCCTGA